The sequence below is a genomic window from Halalkalicoccus jeotgali B3.
CCCGAGTACTCGACATAGAAGAGCGGAAAATCGTAGAACACTTCGGTGGCAAGAGCAGCTCCCCGGATCTCGTTTAGTGAGAGGGGTGCTGTAACCCCTGCAGTGGACGCGGCGTGCGAATCAACATTCTGAATCACGTATCCGACAGCACAGATCGTCTCAGCGACGCTTGCCAGAGATTCACTTTGACCCAGTAGCCCCTCAAAGTCCGAGCTAAGCTGCGTGAACATCTGCAGATGTTTGCCGACAAAATGAGCGTGGTCACCGTTGTAGATCGCAGGGACGAATAGCTGATCGATAGCTGCAATTGTCTCGACTGAGACTTGCTGTGACGAATACGGCTCCTGCAACACCGGTATTTCAGGAATTGAATCAGACACCTCTCGAATCGTTGTAAGCGTGTTTTCTTCCGTCACATTGTCTGACCCTCCAACAATGATTAGATCAGTGTACTCAAGCACGCCAAGATCAGTTGGGAGGGGTTTAGCCGGATCGATTTTAGTGATATGAGTAATTGCCGGCCACTCAATCGTCATGCCGAACACTTCAGTCTCAAGGGCGAAATGCGCTTGTATTGGAGAGGAAGCTATTCGGAGGGATCAGTAGTCCGAACTGCCTGCTGGCGACATGCCTGGTAGATCTCTGTTCCCCACTCGATCAGATCTTCGTGGGTACTGACAATAATCGCCGTATGCCGACCTTCACCTACCTCATTGTACGTCCCGATAGCAATCTTTTGCTCATCATACAGTCCAATACCGAGCGTCAATCGCTCATCCAACCGAAGCAGATCGTAGTGCTCGTATGACGAGGTATCCAATAGGTACTGCATATCTTCGTTCTGAGCGATTTTCTCATAGACGGAAGCGTCAATGATGCCTTCTCCATGCATTCCCAGCGAGAGCAGCCGGTAGTACATCTTGAATAGCGTTGGAGAATAGACCGATGTCAACGATCGATAGTTTGAGATTCGAGGATCACAGAGCTTGAGAGCCGCTTCGCTGACTAACCCCGGTGAACCAGGAGTTGAAACTACGAGATCGGCCTCCTGCAGAGCGTACGTTGGAAAGTCAGACCAACGCGGAGAAAGACGTTGGAGGAAGGGTGCTTTCTCTATTGCTTGTTCGGCTACTACCTCGAGATGTTCGTAGGCATGGAGAGTATCTTTACCTGAAGAAGTTAGCTGATAAGAATGGCCATCAGCGTCGCACCAGCCGTACCCAGCAAACGAGTGCAGTGCCCGCCAGACTGTTGTATGAGAGGGAGATTCTGGAGTATCAGATATTACCTCTCCAGGAGTCACAGGATGTACAGAAAGCGTCCGTAGTAATTCTATACGGCGCTGTGAACGGGTTATATCTGCCAGTTGCGTTTGGTTGGCTTCGTCAAGAAACCTCTCCAGTGACTGGAGGATGGACTGCCCACTCACCGTCAACCGGTATTCATTAGTATCCGACATCTGGTTGAGAAGGCCTAACGACAGACAATCCGAAAGGTGCGAAGAGGCGGTTCGTCGTGCAACATCTGCTTGCCTCGCGATTGCAGATGCTCCAGCTGATGAGTCACACTCTTGTAGTGCCTGTAATACCGCAAGGCGACTGGAATCACTGAGCCCGTTGATGAACTCGCGAACGATGATGCGTTTATCAGTAAGTGGATTCCGTGCTATACGCTCTCT
It includes:
- a CDS encoding heptaprenylglyceryl phosphate synthase — encoded protein: MTIEWPAITHITKIDPAKPLPTDLGVLEYTDLIIVGGSDNVTEENTLTTIREVSDSIPEIPVLQEPYSSQQVSVETIAAIDQLFVPAIYNGDHAHFVGKHLQMFTQLSSDFEGLLGQSESLASVAETICAVGYVIQNVDSHAASTAGVTAPLSLNEIRGAALATEVFYDFPLFYVEYSGQFGGTAAVNAVATVLSETYLLYGGGIDSAQKANAVLSSGADAIVVGDCFHEDREAYRQTTRVDQ
- a CDS encoding transcriptional regulator FilR1 domain-containing protein; translation: MADSDRERIARNPLTDKRIIVREFINGLSDSSRLAVLQALQECDSSAGASAIARQADVARRTASSHLSDCLSLGLLNQMSDTNEYRLTVSGQSILQSLERFLDEANQTQLADITRSQRRIELLRTLSVHPVTPGEVISDTPESPSHTTVWRALHSFAGYGWCDADGHSYQLTSSGKDTLHAYEHLEVVAEQAIEKAPFLQRLSPRWSDFPTYALQEADLVVSTPGSPGLVSEAALKLCDPRISNYRSLTSVYSPTLFKMYYRLLSLGMHGEGIIDASVYEKIAQNEDMQYLLDTSSYEHYDLLRLDERLTLGIGLYDEQKIAIGTYNEVGEGRHTAIIVSTHEDLIEWGTEIYQACRQQAVRTTDPSE